A window of the Labeo rohita strain BAU-BD-2019 chromosome 1, IGBB_LRoh.1.0, whole genome shotgun sequence genome harbors these coding sequences:
- the plrg1 gene encoding pleiotropic regulator 1, protein MTEEVQKHSVHTLVFRSLKRTHDMFVSDHAKQVALDEQSYKMKMTVKMRTEYKPVLHMPVLKEGRDRGPLHGSDPYGQPGYPLPDASPDYLVTGTHPYPSAPGVALTADTQMQKMPSEAGVHSMALALPPSQARQEASRTAASVADIHRHAGGAERSHPPQHALSLMEGGTKTSALVPRKAPTMPKPQWHPPWKLYRVISGHLGWVRSIAVEPGNQWFVTGSADRTIKIWDLASGKLKLSLTGHISTVRGVAVSTRSPYLFSCGEDKQVKCWDLEYNKVIRHYHGHLSAVYDLDLHPTIDVLVTCSRDATARVWDIRTKANVHTLSGHTNTVATVKCQSAEPQVVTGSHDTTIRLWDLVAGKTRATLTNHKKSVRALVLHPRQYTFASGSPDNIKQWKCPDGNFIQNLSGHNAIINTLAVNSDGVLVSGADNGTIHMWDWRTGYNFQRIHAAVQPGSLDSESGIFACVFDQSESRLITAEADKTIKVYKEDDTATEESHPVNWKPEILKRKRF, encoded by the exons ATGACTGAG GAAGTCCAGAAGCACTCGGTCCACACGCTTGTGTTTCGCTCCTTGAAAAGGACACATGATATGTTTGTATCAGATCATGCTAAACAAGTAGCGCTGGATGAACAGAG CTACAAGATGAAGATGACAGTGAAGATGAGAACAGAATACAAGCCTGTGTTACATATGCCTGTGCTGAAAGAGGGCAGAGACAGAGGGCCTCTCCACGGCTCTGACCCATATGGCCAGCCGGGATACCCACTGCCTG ATGCAAGTCCTGATTATTTGGTGACTGGAACTCATCCGTATCCATCAGCTCCAG GAGTGGCCCTCACTGCAGATACACAGATGCAGAAGATGCCCAGTGAAGCAGGTGTTCACTCCATGGCACTGGCCCTTCCTCCCTCTCAAGCAAG GCAAGAAGCCAGTCGAACTGCTGCCAGTGTGGCAGATATCCACAGACATGCAGGAGGTGCAGAGAGATCTCATCCCCCACAACACGCACTG tcTCTCATGGAAGGAGGCACAAAGACTTCTGCACTGGTGCCAAGAAAGGCTCCTACCATGCCCAAACCTCAGTGGCATCCACCATGGAAACTGTACAGA GTCATTAGTGGTCACCTGGGCTGGGTCAGATCTATAGCAGTGGAGCCTGGAAATCAGTGGTTTGTGACTGGATCAGCAGACAGAACTATAAAG ATCTGGGATCTTGCCAGTGGTAAGCTGAAGTTGTCTCTGACGGGTCACATCAGCACGGTAAGAGGGGTGGCCGTCAGCACACGTAGCCCGTACCTTTTCTCCTGCGGGGAGGACAAGCAGGTTAAATGCTGGGATCTAGAGTATAACAAG GTTATTAGGCACTATCACGGTCATCTGAGTGCAGTCTATGACCTTGACCTCCATCCTACTATTGACGTACTGGTGACCTGTAGTCGAGATGCCACAGCGAGA GTTTGGGACATCAGGACCAAGGCAAATGTCCATACCCTTTCTGGACACACCAACACAGTGGCTACAGTGAAATGTCAGAGTGCCGAGCCACAGGTGGTTACAG GAAGTCATGACACCACCATAAGACTCTGGGATCTGGTCGCTGGCAAGACAAGAGCCACACTGACCAACCACAAGAAGTCTGTCAGAGCATTGGTGCTCCATCCCAGACA GTACACCTTTGCCTCTGGCTCTCCAGACAACATTAAGCAGTGGAAATGTCCTGATGGGAACTTCATCCAGAATCTTTCAGGACACAACGCCATTATCAACACACTGGCTGTCAATTCAGATGGAGTTCTGGTTTCAGGAG CTGATAATGGCACTATTCACATGTGGGACTGGAGGACTGGCTACAACTTCCAGAGGATTCATGCAGCAGTGCAGCCCGGTTCTCTGGACAGCGAGTCTGGGATCTTTGCATGCGTGTTCGATCAGTCTGAGAGTCGGCTCATAACAGCAGAGGCTGACAAAACCATTAAGGTCTACA